A window from Setaria italica strain Yugu1 chromosome VIII, Setaria_italica_v2.0, whole genome shotgun sequence encodes these proteins:
- the LOC101758336 gene encoding methylsterol monooxygenase 2-1 isoform X2, with product MAAPVSALESAWQKKSNTSAYQNRCVLRLILYHVCVNLPVIIFSYPAFKFMGLRSSLPLPHWTVVVSQVLFYFVLEDFMFYWGHRALHTKWLYKHVHSVHHEYATPFGLTSEYAHPAEILFLGFATVVGPALTGPHLFTLWIWVVLRVLETVEAHSGYHFPWSPSNFLPLYGGSDFHDYHHRVLYTKSGNYASTFVYMDWLFGTDKDYRKAKAIEEKEGKNL from the exons AAGAAGAGCAACACCTCTGCTTATCAAAACAGATGTGTCCTGCGTCTCATTCTCTACCATGTCTGTGTGAACTTGCCTGTCATTATTTTCTCCTACCCTGCCTTCAAATTCATGGGTCTTAGGAGCTCTCTTCCTCTGCCACACTG GACGGTTGTTGTATCTCAAGTTCTTTTCTACTTTGTACTCGAGGATTTCATGTTCTATTGGGGGCACCGGGCACTGCACACCAAATGGCTATACAAGCATGTCCACAGCGTCCACCACGA ATATGCTACGCCCTTTGGGTTAACTTCTGAATATGCCCACCCTGCTGAAATTTTGTTCCTGGGATTCGCCACGGTTGTTGGCCCTGCTCTTACTGGCCCTCATTTGTTCACCCTATGGATTTGGGTGGTGTTGAGGGTATTGGAGACGGTTGAAGCACATAGTGGCTACCACTTCCCATGGAGCCCATCAAATTTCCTGCCACTGTATGGCGG CTCGGACTTCCATGACTACCATCACCGTGTGCTCTACACCAAGTCAGGGAACTACGCCTCGACTTTTGTTTACATGGACTG GTTGTTTGGGACGGACAAGGATTACCGCAAGGCAAAGGCTatcgaggagaaggaagggaagaACCTGTAA